A window from Pseudoliparis swirei isolate HS2019 ecotype Mariana Trench chromosome 17, NWPU_hadal_v1, whole genome shotgun sequence encodes these proteins:
- the wapla gene encoding wings apart-like protein homolog, protein MTSRFGKTYNRKGGEANSKFDEVFSNKKPTLTTKWGEATYKAQLGAKRPAVKPEVSELSKRPRLEDRNSDEDPFGFDSDDESKVVTSHSVSQVGVHEGAATKTTAAQSGGTATVPSAQGSANSTTKFTTKQTSEESIIKNNQPGYKSTSNSNQKPASLSNTPSDKQNISAPLRPISSTPNIVTSLKLSIDAPGGSRDFQTSSSYDEFRLEDKRSAQFQPPPEQVDNLLPSPFTLRASNCKKYLRPNQSKKTSFEPAENNGNKPTETASAQDKPNSALSASASSTAANTKPAANAKPAAKPTGRGGGGRVRDYTVLHPSCLSVCNVTIQDSIERSIDELVTPAIPADLGESSQMKKKSDAAASKSIRFRPTQTKTKKTKTKTETKLEFFGFEEQGGGEGPEGGMAGKSSYKIKYFGFDDLSESDSDEESSQAKEKKAKKAAAALAALSFGVDSPHTSDSQDSQASSNTDGFDLADDSSPGGAEGQKGRSGKSSEKSKDSACGLKKIFSGPKKSPAKAVYNARHWNQPEPEEIPVPALSRSQTAPSILLSSSKDSNSHKDDGLFKAPPPPPKVIKSETIPTRLNQDIVTALKCRKEHKELYTVVQHVKHFNDVVEFGENQEFTDDFEYLETGLKSSQPLNTRCLSVISLATRCAMPGFRMHLRARGKVAQVFKMISDAPQHPNLALCTAALMYILSRDRLNMDLDRACLELMIKLLELDLECPAEQEQLTPKEVEKVKEKIRKLCETVHNKHLDLENITTGHLAMETLLSLTSKRAGDWFKEELRLLGGLDHIVDKVKECVENLSQEDDKENLVASLWGAERCLRVLESVTVQNPENQGYLIAYKDSQLIVSAARALRYCEDMIQRYSRALNNSSLSLSGAALPHCSFSNVGKAVEDCMRAIIGVLLNLTHDNEWGSTKTGEQEQLTVTALNCVLRVPRYIPQEQRFDVRVLGMGLLINLVEYSSRNRHCLVDMEYIIDDTYLEDSLMQPADPTQSDSVAAAAPPSTAETPGEEAVKPRASGALAALVLFFLERERAAILAEAKTDDIITEAPKPALDQSGEWQETSGEIQWVAAEPTENPTENKEEEKKKEEEDEELDLNKALQHAGKHMEDSIVASYTALLLGCLCQGSQVNVTTVRENLPQGDFSIMTEMLKKFLSFMNLTCEMGTTGQKSITRVIDYLEHC, encoded by the exons ATGACATCCAGATTCGGCAAAACGTACAACCGCAAGGGAGGTGAGGCGAACTCTAAATTTGACGAGGTCTTCTCCAATAAAAAGCCCACACTGACCACCAAATGGGGGGAGGCCACCTACAAGGCTCAGTTGGGGGCCAAGAGGCCTGCTGTAAAACCGGAAGTTTCTGAGCTTTCCAAAAGGCCCAGGCTTGAGGACCGCAACAGTGACGAAGACCCATTCGGGTTCGACAGTGACGATGAGTCGAAGGTTGTGACTTCTCACAGCGTGTCCCAGGTGGGAGTCCATGAAGGGGCAGCGACAAAGACCACTGCAGCGCAGAGCGGTGGGACGGCCACTGTTCCGTCTGCACAGGGCTCTGCAAACTCAACAACCAAGTTCACAA CCAAGCAAACATCGGAAGAGagcattattaaaaataatcagCCCGGGTACAAAAGTACATCCAATAGCAACCAAAAACCTGCATCTTTGTCAAACACACCCTCTGATAAACAAAACATCTCAGCGCCACTGAGGCCAATCTCCTCCACTCCTAACATAGTCACCTCCCTTAAACTGTCCATTGATGCACCAGGCGGGAGCAGAGACTTCCAGACCTCTTCTTCTTATGATGAATTTCGATTGGAAGATAAGAGAAGCGCTCAGTTTCAGCCTCCACCAGAACAGGTGGACAACCTTCTCCCTTCTCCGTTCACCCTGAGGGCCTCAAACTGCAAGAAATACCTGCGACCCAACCAGTCTAAGAAAACGTCCTTTGAACCGGCTGAAAACAATGGCAACAAGCCCACTGAAACAGCAAGTGCCCAGGACAAACCCAACAGTGCCCTTTCTGCGAGCGCAAGTAGTACTGCTGCCAATACTAAACCTGCTGCCAACGCTAAACCAGCAGCCAAGCCcacaggcagaggaggaggcgggcggGTACGGGACTACACGGTTCTGcacccttcctgtctgtcggtgtgCAACGTCACCATCCAGGATTCAATTGAGCGGAGCATTGATGAACTCGTCACCCCAGCTATCCCAGCTGACCTGGGAGAATCAAgccagatgaagaagaagtccgATGCTGCCGCATCCAAATCTATTAG GTTCAGACCCACCCAGACAAAGACCAAGAAAACCAAGACCAAGACCGAGACCAAGCTAGAGTTTTTTGGCTTTGAGGAGCAGGGGGGCGGGGAGGGTCCAGAAGGTGGCATGGCAGGCAAGAGTAGCTACAAGATCAAGTACTTTGGCTTCGACGACCTGAGCGAAAGTGACAGCGATGAGGAGAGCTCTCAAGCCAAAGAGAAGAAGGCCAAGAAGGCGGCTGCAGCCTTAGCTGCTCTGAGCTTCGGAGTGGACAGCCCTCACACCAGCGACTCTCAGGACAGCCAGGCCAGCAGCAATACAG ATGGATTTGACTTGGCTGATGACTCCAGTCCCGGCGGCGCTGAGGGGCAGAAAGGACGCTCAGGAAAGTCAAGTGAAAAATCCAAGGACTCTGCTTGTGGCCTCAAAAAGATCTTTAGCGGACCCAAAAAG TCTCCTGCTAAAGCTGTGTACAACGCTCGCCACTGGAACCAACCTGAGCCTGAAGAGATCCCTGTGCCTGCACTTTCTCGATCTCAAACTGCCCCG tcAATTTTATTGAGCAGCAGCAAGGACAGCAACTCCCATAAAGATGATGGCTTGTTcaaagcccctccaccgccaccCAAAGTCATTAAGTCAGAGACCATCCCCACGCGACTCAACCAGGATATCGTCACCGCGCTCAAATGCAGGAAGGAGCACAAGGAG CTGTACACGGTGGTGCAGCATGTGAAACACTTCAATGATGTCGTGGAGTTTGGAGAGAATCAAGAGTTCACAGATGATTTTGAGTACCTGGAGACGGGGCTGAAGAGCAGTCAGCCACTCAACACAAGATGCCTTAG TGTAATCAGCCTGGCCACCCGGTGTGCCATGCCTGGTTTCAGGATGCACCTGCGGGCCAGAGGGAAAGTGGCGCAGGTCTTCAAAATGATCAGTGATGCTCCACAACACCCG AACCTTGCCCTGTGCACGGCTGCACTGATGTACATCCTGAGTCGGGATCGTCTTAACATGGATCTGGACCGGGCCTGTCTGGAGCTTATGATCAAGCTGCTGGAGCTGGACCTAGAATGCCCAGCTGAACAGGAGCAGCTCACCCCAAAGGAGGTGGAAAAGGTCAAGGAGAAGATCAGGAAGCTGTGTGAGACGGTGCACAACAAGCACCTCGACTTGGAAAACATCACG ACGGGCCACCTTGCCATGGAGACATTGCTCTCTCTCACCTCCAAGAGAGCAGGAGATTGGTTCAAAGAAGAGCTGCGACTCCTCGGCGGTTTGGACCATATTGTCGACAAAG TTAAAGAGTGTGTGGAGAACCTGAGCCAAGAGGATGACAAGGAGAACCTCGTGGCGTCTTTATGGGGGGCTGAGAGGTGTCTGAGAGTACTTGAGAGT GTGACGGTGCAGAACCCAGAAAACCAGGGTTACTTGATTGCCTACAAAGACTCGCAGCTCATCGTGTCCGCTGCCAG agctctgcgctactgtgAGGACATGATTCAGCGATACAGCAGGGCCTTAAACAACAGCTCTCTGTCATTGTCGGGGGCAGCGCTGCCCCACTGCAGCTTTAGTAACGTGGGCAAGGCCGTGGAGGACTGCATGAGGGCCATCATAGGAGTGCTGCTCAACCTTACGCACGACAATG AGTGGGGGAGCACGAAGACAGGTGAGCAGGAACAGCTAACCGTAACCGCTCTGAATTGCGTCCTCCGAGTTCCACGCTACATCCCCCAGGAGCAGCGATTTGACGTGCGAGTCCTG GGTATGGGTCTACTAATCAACCTTGTGGAGTATAGCTCCAGGAACCGCCACTGTCTGGTGGACATGGAGTATATAATCGACGACACCTATCTGGAAGACAGCCTGATGCAGCCTGCTGACCCAACACAATCCGACTCGGTGGCAGCGGCGGCACCGCCAAGCACAGCTGAGACTCCGGGAGAAGAGGCTGTGAAGCCCAGGGCCTCCGGTGCTTTGGCTGCTCTGGTGCTG TTCTTCCTGGAGAGGGAgcgcgccgccatcttggctgaGGCTAAGACTGACGACATCATCACCGAAGCACCCAAACCGGCACTGGACCAAAGCGGAGAGTGGCAGGAGACGTCGGGAGAGATCCAGTGGGTGGCAGCCGAACCCACCGAGAACCCAACTGAgaacaaagaggaggagaagaagaaggaggaggaggatgaagagttggATCTAAATAAAG CTCTGCAGCATGCAGGCAAGCATATGGAGGACAGCATCGTTGCCTCCTACACCGCGCTGCTGCTGGGCTGCCTGTGCCAGGGAAGCCAG GTCAATGTGACGACTGTGAGAGAGAATCTGCCTCAAGGGGATTTCTCCATCATGACAGAAATGCTGAAGAAGTTCCTGAGTTTCATGAACCTCACT TGTGAGATGGGCACCACAGGACAGAAGTCCATCACGCGGGTCATCGACTACCTGGAGCACTGTTAA